The following proteins are co-located in the Cutaneotrichosporon cavernicola HIS019 DNA, chromosome: 3 genome:
- a CDS encoding uncharacterized protein (Catalyzes the oxidation of uric acid to 5-hydroxyisourate, which is further processed to form (S)-allantoin), with the protein MSPSNEPGYVSAHRYGKRLVRVARVVRENIYGQERHSFIEYTVRALIDGDIESSYTKADNKCVVPTDTVKNTVNVLAKTSPHVLDPGMFALHIATHFATRYDHINKAYVDLTTHKWTRIPVEGKPHKWSFVRDGEEKQQVSCFVDAADKKNLKANLQCGLRDLSVAKTSGSSFEDFWTDEYTTLVAVKDRIFSTDVDCWYTVPLPKIPLTIDNIGAIGKALNLPKVAEIVRRDTLEVFATDESASVQATMYNTQQLILKHCPVIESISYSLPNKHFIPINLTAFGLENGLGYEGGAEVFHPVADPSGFIEATVTRKSKAKL; encoded by the exons ATGTCGCCCTCCAACGAGCCCGGTTACGTCTCCGCTCACCGCTACG gcaagcgcctcgtccgcgtcgcCCGCGTTGTCCGCGAGAACATCTACGGCCAGGAGCGCCACTCGTTTATCGAGTACACCGTTCGTGCCCTTATCGACGGTGACATTGAGAGCTCGTacaccaaggccgacaacAAATGTGTCGTCCCCACCGACACTGTCAAGAACACTGTCAATGTCCTTGCCAAGACCTCGCcccacgtcctcgaccccgGCATGTTCGCGCTCCACATTGCCACCCACTTTGCGACTCGCTACGACCATATCAACAAGGCCTACGTCGACCTCACCACCCACAAGTGGACCCGTATCCCtgtcgagggcaagccCCACAAGTGGTCGTTCGTccgcgatggcgaggagaagcagCAGGTGTCGTGCTTTGTCGATGCGGCAGACAAGAAGAACCTCAAGGCCAACCTCCAGTGTGGTCTCCGGGACCTCTCGGTCGCCAAGACCTCGGGCTCTTCGTTTGAGGACTTCTGGACTGACGAGTACACCACTCTCGTCGCAGTCAAGGACCGCATATTCTCAACCGACGTCGACTGCTGGTACACTGTTCCCCTCCCGAAGATTCCGCTCACAATCGACAACATTGGCGCGATCGGCAAggccctcaacctccccaAGGTCGCCGAGATTGTCCGCCGTgacacgctcgaggtcTTTGCTACCGACGAGTCGGCCTCGGTCCAGGCTACCATGTACAACACCCAGCAGCTCATCCTGAAGCACTGCCCCGTCATCGAGTCCATCTCGTACTCGCTCCCCAACAAGCACTTTATCCCCATCAACCTCACGGCCTTTGGCCTCGAGAACGGTCTCGGCTacgagggcggcgccgaggtcTTCCACCCTGTTGCCGACCCATCGGGCTTCATCGAGGCGACCGTCACGCGGAAgtccaaggccaagctctaA
- a CDS encoding uncharacterized protein (3-hydroxyacyl-CoA dehydrogenase activity), translated as MPTDPNPLRIAVLGAGQMGAGMAQVVADAGHTVVSWDVRPDALAKLDARIRTTTHLNEAVVGADLVLEAIAEDLAIKQEVYRRISALNATCIVASNTSSLPAEQLAAALEPASRFAIAHFFNPAAVVPLVEIVPAPQTSPETLQKLKEVMERAGKLPVVLNRAVPGFVANRLQAALYREAYALAAEGVASPQDIDLVVRAGLGSRWAAAGPMMVTDLGGMDIWKAVTGQLFPLLAADRTTPQAIEEAVRRGDLGSKTGRGIYEHDPEEDQRVKDRMAAHFKLEFGQ; from the coding sequence ATGCCAACGGACCCGAACCCACTGCGCATCGCagtcctcggcgcgggccAGATGGGCGCGGGAATGGCCCAAGTCGTCGCCGATGCAGGACACACCGTCGTGTCATGGGACGTGCGTCctgacgccctcgccaagctcgacgcgcgtATCCGCACTACAACTCACCTAAACGAAGCGGTAGTCGGAGCGGACCTGGTACTCGAAGCAATCGCAGAGGACCTGGCGATCAAGCAGGAGGTGTATCGCCGCATCTCGGCCCTCAACGCAACCTGTATAGTAGCGAGCAACACGTCCAGTCTTCCGgccgagcagctcgccgccgccctcgaaCCAGCCTCCCGATTTGCCATCGCACACTTCTTCAACCCCGCCGCTGTTGTACCATTAGTCGAAATCGTGCCGGCCCCCCAAACTTCCCCCGAGACTCTTCAGAAGCTAAAGGAGGTAATGGAGAGGGCGGGCAAGCTTCCGGTCGTCCTGAACCGCGCTGTACCCGGATTCGTCGCCAACCGCCTCCAAGCTGCCCTCTATCGTGAAGCCTACGCTCTGGCCGCGGAAGGAGTTGCTTCCCCCCAAGATATCGATCTAGTCGTCCGCGCAGGCCTCGGGAGCCGGTGGGCCGCGGCGGGACCCATGATGGTCACCGACCTTGGGGGAATGGATATTTGGAAAGCTGTGACGGGACAGCTGTTTCCCCTTCTCGCGGCCGACAGGACTACTCCCCAGGCTATagaggaggcggtgagGCGCGGCGATCTGGGCTCAAAGACGGGACGCGGGATTTATGAGCATGACCCAGAAGAGGACCAGCGGGTCAAGGATCGTATGGCGGCGCATTTCAAACTCGAGTTTGGGCAGTAG
- the SRP40 gene encoding uncharacterized protein (SRP40, C-terminal domain), giving the protein MAQDTKALDAAILAYLAARGLTRSTKAFEKETAASAGGDKDALETAWAAVSKATAAAVTAAAAIDVEMASDSDSDSDSDDSGSESDSESSDSDSDSDSDSDDETSSEGTVEAVVAMAASIRESAIAAAVAAAAAVPLPESGSSSSGSSSSSSSSDSGSDSDSDSDSGSSSSSSSSSDDEDDKPAVKVIEVVVKPESSSGSSTLKEGKSSSSDSDSDSGDESDSSSSSSSSSSSSSSSSSSSSSSSSSSSSSSSSSSSSSSSSSSSSSSSSSSSSSSSSSGSSSSSSSSSESEAEPETKPGLGAKRRRSPSSSPASSDDNKKRKVDTPSTNAPTSSDSSRAVVAPADEWTPSNSFPPSGTSTPNGPKGKGRPQNARFERIKSNNVSFHDQRLMDNSFDAHIRNGASNNDFGARASRDLIVTRGAGFRKEKNKKKRGSYAGGEITLATNSIKFDD; this is encoded by the exons ATGGCACAGGACACCAAAG ccctcgacgccgcgatCCTCGCgtacctcgccgcccgcggcCTCACCCGCTCCACCAAGGCGttcgagaaggagacggccgcctcggccggcggcgacaaggATGCCCTAGAGACCGCTTGGGCGGCCGTCAGCAAGGCGACTGCTGCGGCTGTGACCGCTGCTGCGGCCATTGATGTCGAGATGGCCTCtgactcggactcggactcggactcggacgacaGCGGTAGCGAAAGCGACAGCGAGagctcggactcggactctgACTCGGACAGtgactcggacgacgagacgagCAGCGAGGGCACCGTGGAGGCCGTGGTTGCTATGGCTGCCTCGATCCGTGAGAGCGCCATcgctgccgccgtcgctgccgccgctgcggtCCCTCTGCCCGAGTCTGGCTCGTCCAGCTCaggctcgagctcgagctcgagctcgtctgACTCTGGCTCTGACTCGGACTCAGACTCGGACTCGggttcgtcgtcgtcgagctcttccagctcggacgacgaggatgacaagcccgccgtcaaggtcatcgaggtcgtggTCAAGCCCGAGTCGTCTAGCGGCAGCTCGAccctcaaggagggcaagagCAGCTCTTCCGACAGTGACAGCGACAgtggcgacgagagcgactcttcatcgtcttcttcgtcgtcttcgagctcgtcctcgtcctcgtcctcgtcgtcttcctcatcgagctcctcgtcgtcttcttcctcgtcgtcttcctcgagctcttcgtccagctcttcgtccagctcgtcgtccagctcttcatccagctcgtcgtcgagctcgtctgggtcgagctcatcctcgtcgtcttcttccgAGTCggaggccgagcccgagacCAAGCCTGGCCTGGGCGCCAAGCGCCGCCGttcgccctcctcctcccccgcctcctcggacgacaacaagaagcgcaaggtcgacaCCCCCTCCACGAACGCTCCCACCTCATCGGACTCTTCTAGGGCCGTGGTTGCCCCAGCGGACGAGTGGACGCCGTCGAACTCGTTCCCTCCTTCGGGCACGTCGACCCCCAACGGAcccaagggcaaggggcGGCCGCAGAACGCGCGCTTCGAGCGCATCAAGTCGAACAACGTCAGCTTCCATGACCAGCGGCTGATGGACAACTCGTTTGACGCGCACATCCGTAACGGCGCCTCGAACAATGACTTtggagcgcgcgcgtcccGCGACCTCATCGTTACTCGTGGGGCCGGGTTCCggaaggagaagaacaagaagaagcgcgggAGCTACGCCGGCGGAGAGATTACGCTCGCCACAAACTCGATCAAGTTTGACGACTAA
- a CDS encoding uncharacterized protein (Phosphate acyltransferases), with translation MTFGFTHEPLVHLAGSAITSFFRKIEVYGSENVPVEGPIIFACTHTNMAIDPAVLSNTIPHRHLLHYWVKDSLFKNPFMKVLLTNAGNIPVDRKNKNNQQLFRGTFEAFAQGECIGVFPEGTSHTEPHLIPLKDGTSWAALEYVRYLGGTEDNPGVKEGRPAVVVPVGIAYCNKSKYRSRLAVTYGPVISMDDYKDDFLNGDDSLRKATVKRLTKRMEVEMHKMTVNAPDWDTMYAAKMATELLWRKEDNLALADYADVAQTLVDLFATDDDRIDRLKATLVRYHQLLFSARLSNAALTDLPLPKDLDPALPVPVPGRLRTLAILIKDTIVSSAQFPFFVIPFLFHIPVYAIGMFGASLAEDEEETRAQMKVFLGLFLSIVMYPIFFFFFLWLFWSIPLAFPMAAGAVWLLNKYHAALIDQNYNGLKRLIAAWRVLVGVWLGPGVEMSIQSFMDDVASFAPNPPAVAGLPPGTPREKYKRPLHLPSRLLVRHVLRQRIEAARDLGRTLLELEGEDTKLKASFWLAERYGGEVFKPAVVPSDRLGEYEREWEQGIRQAREVVPFLRGRGARLGSANSDEYWAEKSGDEDAKSE, from the exons ATGACGTTTGGCTTCACACATGAGCCCCTCGTTCATCTCGCCGGCAGCGCTAtcacctccttcttccgCAAGATTGAGGTGTACGGCTCAGAGAATGTACCCGTCGAGGGACCGATCATCTT CGCGTGCACGCACACGAACATGGCCATTGAT cccgCGGTGCTGAGCAATACCATCCCCCATCGCCACCTTCTTCACTACTGG gtcAAGGACTCGCTGTTCAAGAATCCGTTCATGAAGGTGCTCCTGACGAACGCGGGCAACATTC ccgTCGACCGGAAGAATAAGAACAACCAGCAGCTGTTCCGCGGTACATTCGAGGCCTTTGCACAGGGCGAGTGCATCGGTGTCTTCCCCGAAGGCACCTCGCATACCGAGCCTCATCTGATCCCCCTCAAGGACGGGACGTCGTGGGCCGCACTCGAGTACGTCCGTTATCTTGGCGGTACCGAGGACAACCCGGGCGTCAAGGAAGGACGCCCTGCCGTTGTCGTGCCGGTCGGCATCGCGTACTGCAACAAGTCCAAATACCGTTCGCGGTTGGCAGTCACGTATGGTCCCGTGATCTCGATGGACGACTACAAAGACGATTTTTTGAACGGCGATGACTCACTCCGCAAGGCGACTGTCAAGCGGCTCACGAAGCGCATGGAGGTCGAGATGCACAAGATGACTGTCAACGCCCCCGACTGGGACACGATGTACGCTGCCAAGATGGCGACCGAGCTCCTGTGgcgcaaggaggacaaTCTCGCGCTTGCAGACTATGCGGACGTCGCGCAGACCCTCGTTGACCTTTTTgcgaccgacgacgaccgcaTTGACCGCCTCAAGGCCACACTGGTGCGGTACCACCAGCTCCTCTTCTCCGCGCGGTTATCGAACGCGGCGCTCACTGaccttcctcttcccaaGGATCTCGACCCCGCGCTGCCCGTCCCAGTGCCGGGACGCCTGCGAACACTCGCGATCCTAATCAAGGACACGATCGTGAGCTCGGCTCAGTTCCCCTTCTTCGTTATCCCCTTCCTTTTCCACATTCCCGTTTACGCAATCGGGATGTTTGGCGCCTCGCTagccgaggatgaggaggagacgcgCGCCCAGATGAAGGTCTTCCTTGGCCTCTTCCTCAGCATCGTCATGTACCccatcttcttcttcttcttcctctgGCTCTTCTGGAGTATCCCCCTGGCGTTCCCCATGGCCGCCGGTGCAGTCTGGCTCCTGAACAAGTACCACGCCGCCTTAATCGACCAGAACTACAACGG CTTGAAGCGCCTGATCGCCGCCTGGCGCGTGCTGGTGGGTGTATGGCTCGGTCCGGGCGTCGAGATGTCGATTCAGAGCTTCATGGATGACGTTGCGTCCTTCGCTCCCAACCCACCAGCCGTCGCGGGCCTTCCCCCCGGAACCCCGCGCGAGAAGTACAAGCGTCCCCTGCACCTGCCGTCACGACTGCTCGTGCGCCATGTCCTGCGCCAGCGcatcgaggccgcgcgcgacctcgggCGCActctgctcgagctcgagggcgaggacaccaagctcaaggcgaGCTTCTGGCTTGCAGAGAGAtacggcggcgaggtgtTCAAGCCCGCGGTGGTGCCAAGTGATCGGCTGGGCGAgtacgagcgcgagtgggagCAGGGCATTCGGCAGGCGCGTGAGGTTGTGCCTTTCCTCCGCGGGCGGGGCGCGAGGCTCGGATCTGCCAACAGCGACGAGTACTGGGCCGAGAagagcggcgacgaggatgcAAAGAGCGAGTAG
- the FMO1 gene encoding uncharacterized protein (Flavin-binding monooxygenase-like): MTQDLAPAIPLPPLLRVAVVGAGGPSGLVAVAQLLAAGVEPSLILAFESRNKAGGVWNFDAEPGQQHVHWRKDGPPVVRSDAELAADGAIGPSAMYDRLRTNLPNQIMNYRFSPFAKDTPVFPTHQQVATYLQDYSKRHNLNDLIRWGVRVTSVYHTPGGGEADRWTVQTTEGTYTVSHVILANGHYNEPYLPSIPGLDAFTGQVVHARWWRNPRRFRGENVVVVGSRASGSDIARELAQDDESTDVPDGADGAGGSGSSARTIYQSVRGYKPGDKVWDDALPWTKRIHVVPEIVEIQPSPSGSVLVLENGQRLKGIKAIVFATGYLFSYPFATKAPFDEYPLTTSLAAAEDGLPAAGGQDILNLNNTDTFYVPDPTLALIGLHYQVNPFPLGEATARLIARSFTRGQVPPLPPLLRFTDRPGEVKIGAPAEFDNQDAWLRAIGEGGDEGTPECWPRSSEATREARVNALKMRKAELGY, encoded by the exons ATGACCCAAGACCTGGCCCCCGccatccccctccccccgcTCTTGCGGGTCGCAGTggtcggcgccggcgggCCCTCGGGTCTCGTCGCCGTAGCCCAGCTCCTTGCGGCTGGAGTTGAGCCGTCTCTCATCCTGGCATTCGAATCGCGCAACAAGGCCGGCGGGGTATGGAACTTTGATGCCGAGCCAGGACAACAACACGTCCACTGGCGTAAAGACGGTCCGCCAGTGGTCCGTTCtgatgccgagctcgcaGCTGATGGGGCCATTGGACCTTCAG CCATGTACGACCGCCTGCGCACAAACCTCCCAAACCAGATTATGAACTACCGCTTCTCACCTTTCGCAAAGGACACCCCGGTCTTTCCGACACATCAACAGGTCGCAACGTACCTTCAGGACTACTCTAAGCGACACAATCTTAATGATCTGATTAGGTGGGGCGTCCGCGTTACCAGCGTATACCACACCccaggtggaggtgaggcCGACAGGTGGACCGTCCAGACGACGGAAGGAACATATACTGTGTCCCACGTCATCCTCGCTAACGGCCACTATAATGAACCGTACCTCCCCTCTATTCCGGGGCTGGACGCTTTCACGGGCCAAGTGGTACACgcgcggtggtggcgtAACCCGCGCCGCTTCCGGGGCGAGAATGTCGTGGTGGTcggctcgcgcgcctcgggGAGCGACATTGCGCGTGAACTCGCGCAAGATGATGAGTCGACCGACGTGCCAGACGGAGCCGACGGAGCTGGCGGCAGCGGGAGTAGCGCGCGTACAATCTACCAGAGCGTGAGGGGGTACAAGCCCGGCGACAAGGTGTGGGACGACGCGCTTCCGTGGACGAAACGGATCCACGTCGTCCCCGAGATTGTTGAGATCCAGCCATCTCCCTCCGGAAGtgttctcgtcctcgagaacGGACAGAGACTCAAAGGGATCAAGGCGATCGTGTTCGCGACCGGATACCTCTTCTCGTATCCCTTTGCCACGAAAGCGCCGTTCGACGAGTATCCACTTACGACGAGCCTCGCCGCAGCCGAGGACGGACTGCCGGCAGCTGGAGGACAGGATATTCTTAACCTCAATAACACGGATACATTCTATGTTCCCGATCCCACGCTAGCACTGATCGGTCTGC ATTATCAGGTTAACCCTTTCCCGCTTGGTGAGGCTACGGCACGCCTCATCGCCCGCTCGTTCACCCGGGGCCAAGTACCCCCCCTCCCGCCCCTTTTACGGTTCACCGACCGGCcgggcgaggtcaagaTCGGCGCACCGGCCGAGTTCGATAACCAGGACGCCTGGCTGCGCGCGattggcgagggcggcgacgaagGGACGCCAGAGTGCTGGCCACGCAGCTCCGAGGCGACGCGTGAGGCCCGCGTCAATGCGCTTAAGATGCGTaaggccgagctggggtATTAG
- a CDS encoding uncharacterized protein (Glycerophosphoryl diester phosphodiesterase family): MPTPFYEPKDIECWGHRGASAFLPENTLASFRAAIKEGAVGIESDVHMTSDGVVLMFHDPTLDRTTNGTGTIRSQPWHGTIEHVRTKKEPVQPIPLLEELISLIMEPENQHVILNIDCKMQNDPNVMFPEMARIIQLYPDWETKLAPRLILGLWHPIFIRPAYEHLGLLRRYHIGVSPALAREYFWDVCEGFSMAFAMLIGAEGQQFISDVRAAGKEVCVWTVNDPSEMRTAISWGIKAILTDKVGAFVELRDEIVADPAKLPIPGLGGWIFPWSSWKYYSATHLWFQRAQLDLMRTVCYAPGPLQMPNLDGLDTKANASSPNDVEVSETTTNGNSDVIGEKHVAPVVPEGGGVAETVGGAVDAPVPAFTSPVLVAAAA; encoded by the exons ATGCCTACCCCATTCTACGAACCTAAGGACATCGAATGCTGGGGCCACCGcggcgcctcggccttcctccccgAGAACAC GCTGGCTAGCTTCCGCGCGGCCATCAAGGAAGGCGCAGTCGGTATCGAGAGCG ATGTGCACATGACGTCGGATGGCGTCGTGCTCATGTTCCATGACCCGACGCTTGACAGGACGACTAATGGGACTGGCACCATTCGCTCGCAGCCGTGGCACGGCACCATCGA GCATGTGCGCACAAAGAAAGAGCCGGTGCAGCCCATCCCGCTGTTGGAGGAGCTGATCTCGCTCATCATGGAGCCCGAGAACCAGCACGTAATCCTCAACATTGACTGCAAGATGCAGAATGACCCTAATGTCATGTTT CCCGAGATGGCGCGCATCATCCAGCTGTACCCCGACTGGGAGACCAAGCTGGCGCCACGTCTCATCCTGGGCCTCTGGCACCCCATCTTCATCCGCCCGGCATACGagcacctcggcctcttGCGGCGGTACCACATCGGTGTCTCGCCGGCCCTCGCTCGCGAATACTTCTGGGACGTGTGCGAGGGCTTCTCCATGGCCTTTGCCATGCTAATTGGCGCCGAGGGTCAGCAGTTTATCAGCGACGTTCGCGCGGCCGGAAAGGAGGTGTGTGTCTGGACGGTCAATGACCCCAGCGAGATGCGTACCGCCATATCCTGGGGTATCAAGGCCATCCTTACCGATAAGGTCGGGGCGTTCGTTGAGctccgcgacgag ATCGTCGCCGACCCCGCAAAGTTGCCGATCCCCGGTCTCGGAGGCTGGATCTTCCCCTGGTCCAGCTGGAAGTACTATTCTGCAACCCAT CTTTGGTTCCAGCGAGCGCAGCTTGACCTCATGCGCACCGTCTGCTATGCCCCCGGACCCCTCCAGATGCCCAACCTCGATGGCCTCGACACCAAAGCgaacgcctcgtcgccaaacgacgtcgaggtcagcGAGACTACCACCAACGGTAACTCGGATGTCATCGGCGAGAAGCATGTCGCCCCTGTTGTCCccgagggcggcggtgtCGCAGAGACGGTTGGCGgggccgtcgacgccccTGTACCCGCCTTCACTTCCCCCGTCCTCGTGGCTGCCGCGGCGTAA
- the HFD1 gene encoding uncharacterized protein (Belongs to the aldehyde dehydrogenase family) translates to MTDIVKHVDTPLNEIDELYDRLSATFASHKTHALAFRLYNLKQLAYMLQDNVPAFQAALAADLQKKPFDVELTEVWPAIGDIDLAIKRLPEWMADESKSKDATGSFKLARPRVVKQPKGVSLIIGAWNFPVLLVVCPLIAAISAGCPAIIKGSEHSPASSALLAQLIPKYLDPDAYGFVMGGPEQATALLQKRWGHILYTGSGQVGKIVATAAAQTLTSTTLELGGKSPVIVSADADITITARRMLSMKQLNAGQVCVAPDYVLCAKERVDELVKAMKDTLDEFYPPNSDRSLIGDSFDFASGIRNSRDYERLVKVIEAVDEEGKLVYRGETDPSRLRMGINLVRLNHNGDGETTTLVTEETFGPIIPIIPVDDVDAAIRYVNARPTPLALYVCSSSRKVFLDVINKTISGSAIWNDFSMTPLATTLPFGGVGESGWGSYHGFYGFLAFSHQKAVIEMPLWLEMAQKARYAPNFNKKMVRRFLGANVKFPRPISVEHEQRSLDRSRARRHLYIGVLLVAIGAWLGFGGRKITSIFAALRAKIGV, encoded by the exons ATGACAGACATCGTCAAGCACGTTGACACCCCTCTCAATGAGATCGATGAG CTCTATGACCGCCTCTCCGCGACGTTTGCGAGCCACAAGAcgcacgcgctcgcgttccGCCTGTACAacctcaagcagctcgcgtACATGTTGCAGGACAATGTTCCGGCCTTCCAGGCGgcactcgccgccgacctccagAAGAAGCCgttcgacgtcgagctcaccgAGGTCTGGCCCGCCATCGGCGACATCGACCTTGCCATCAAGCGTCTCCCTGAATGGATGGCCGACGAGAGCAAGTCGAAGGACGCAACCGGCTCGTTCAAGCTTGCTC GTCCTCGTGTTGTCAAGCAGCCTAAGGGCGTCTCGCTG ATCATCGGCGCTTGGAACTTCCCCGTgcttctcgtcgtctgccCGCTCATCgcggccatctcggccgGTTGCCCTGCGATCATCAAG GGCTCTGAGCATTCCCCGGCCTCGtccgctctcctcgcgcagcttATCCCCAAGTACCTCGACCCGGATGCTTACGGCTTCGTCATGGGCGGCCCCGAGCAGGCCACGGCCCTTCTCCAGAAGCGCTGGGGCCACA tcCTCTACACCGGCTCCGGCCAGGTCGGCAAGATTGTCGCCACTGCAGCCGCTCAGACGCTGACTTCGACCacgcttgagctcggcggcaagAGTCCCGTCATTGTCTCGGCGGATGCCGACATTACTATCACTGCGCGCCGCATGCTCAGCATGAAGCAGCTGAACGCCGGCCAGGTCTGCGTCGCCCCCGACTACGTGCTCTGCGCCAAGGAGcgcgttgacgagctcgtcaaggccatGAAGGACAC cctcgacgagttctACCCTCCCAATTCTGACCGCTCGCTTATCGGTGACTCGTTCGACTTCGCCTCGGGTATCCGCAACTCGCGCGACTACGAGCGTCTCGTCAAGGTTATCGAagcggtcgacgaggagggtaAGCTTGTCTACCGCGGTGAGACCGACCCGTCGCGCCTCCGCATGGGCATCAACCTTGTGCGCCTGAACCACAACGGTGACGGCGAGACCACCACCCTCGTTACCGAAGAGACCTTTGGCCCCATTATCCCCATTATCCCGGTGGAC GACGTCGATGCCGCTATCCGGTACGTCAACGCGCGCCCAACGCCTCTCGCGCTCTACgtctgctcgagcagccGCAAGGTCTTCCTCGACG TCATCAACAAGACGATCAGTGGCTCTGCCATCTGGAACGACTTCAGCATGACGCCTCTCGCGACCACCCTTCCATTTGGCGGTGTCGGCGAGTCGGGCTGGGGTAGCTACCACGGCTTCTACGGTTTCCTCGCGTTCTCGCACCAGAAGG CCGTCATCGAGATGCCGCTCTGGCTGGAGATGGCCCAGAAGGCGCGCTATGCGCCCAACTTCAACAAGAAGATGGTGCGCAGGTTCTTGGGCGCAAATGTCAAGTTCCCCCGCCCGATcagcgtcgagcacgagcagcGTTCGCTTGATCGCTCGCGtgcccgccgccacctTTACATTGGTGTGCTTCTCGTCGCGATTGGCGCGTGGCTCGGCTTTGGCGGTCGCAAGATCACCAGCATCTTTGCGGCCCTTAGAGCCAAGATTGGCGTTTAA
- a CDS encoding uncharacterized protein (Domain of unknown function (DUF2431)): MPKLKSALGAHQAGVARRAAEAKRAENKARMAKETKHSVAEKRALKRQRRERDAQSRALEAREAEAQARQDAATLAAEVGMVEEGDTAERGDIEERGDALAAKALARATIPIAGDDTVLLLGEANFSFARALVGRGHSGHLICATAFDSETETFAKYPDAEENIAMLKANGVRVAFGIDAGALEKAHKVVGRGPRWSRIVFNFPHVGKGITDQDRNVRANQILLLRTLKSVAPLLTVGPSAFPLPKKGKDGSKSKHKAPKVPRTRSPSFSDHEDQGLDETPVPASFTPPDRQGSLLVTLLAQPPYSEWELPKLANRPPPTCPGTRDPQPRFRVLRSFDFVPAAWPGYAHRRTIGWREGLSKANNEEITGRQGRARTWEMAVWDGE; the protein is encoded by the coding sequence atGCCAAAACTCAAGTCGGCCCTCGGGGCGCACCAGGCCGgtgtcgcgcgccgcgccgccgaagccaagcgcgccgagaaCAAGGCCCGGATGGCCAAGGAGACGAAACACAGCGTGGCGGAGAAACGGGCTCTAAAACGACAGAGGAGGGAACGCGACGCCCAGTCTCGTGCTTTGGAGGCCagggaggcggaggcgcaGGCGAGGCAAGACGCCGCAACACTCGCTGCTGAGGTTGGcatggtggaggagggagacACTGCAGAGAGGGGAGACAtagaggagaggggagatgCGCTGGCGGCCAAAGCCCTCGCCCGCGCTACCATCCCCATCGCCGGGGACGACActgtcctccttctcggaGAGGCGAATTTCAGTTTTGCGCGTGCGCTCGTTGGGCGCGGACACTCGGGACATTTGATCTGCGCGACGGCGTTCGATAGCGAGACTGAGACGTTTGCGAAATATCCCGACGCAGAGGAGAATATCGCCATGCTTAAAGCAAATGGAGTTCGAGTCGCATTTGGGATCGATGCTGGCGCCCTCGAGAAAGCCCACAAGGTCGTGGGACGCGGCCCGCGTTGGAGTCGCATAGTCTTCAACTTTCCCCACGTCGGTAAAGGCATCACCGACCAGGACCGGAATGTTCGTGCCAACCAGATCCTCCTTCTTCGGACACTGAAGAGTGTTGCGCCACTCTTGACCGTTGGACCAAGCGCATTTCCCCTCCCGAAAAAAGGCAAGGATGGATCGAAATCAAAACATAAAGCTCCAAAGGTTCCAAGAACCCGTTCGCCCTCTTTCTCCGACCACGAAGACCAAGGCCTAGACGAAACGCCGGTTCCAGCAAGTTTCACCCCGCCAGACAGACAAGGATCGTTACTCGTCACCCTGCTTGCCCAGCCACCATACTCTGAATGGGAATTACccaagctcgccaaccGGCCGCCACCCACGTGTCCCGGAACAAGGGATCCACAGCCCCGGTTCCGCGTGCTGAGGAGCTTTGATTTCGTGCCGGCCGCTTGGCCGGGCTATGCGCATCGTCGCACTATCGGGTGGCGCGAGGGACTGAGTAAGGCCAACAACGAGGAGATTACcggacggcaaggacgcgcCAGGACGTGGGAGATGGCCGTGTGGGATGGCGAATAG